The DNA sequence GAAAACCTCAGAATACAGCTGACAGGTTCCTTTGAGGGAGTTGGGATCACGATTGGAATCAGGGATGATTGGCTTACCGTGATTTCTCCTCTAGAAGGTACTCCCGCTTTTCAGGCAGGCATGAAAGCAGGAGATAGAATCGTAGAGATTGACGAGAACTCCACAGAAGGAATCACAACGGATAAAGCAGTGATGCAGATAAGAGGACCAAGAGGAAGTACGGTAGATCTCACGGTTGTCCGGCCAGGTTCACCAGATTCCCTTGAATTCGAGATCGTGAGAGATGTTATTGATCTTCCATCGGTCACTGCCGGATTCATGATCGATGATACTACCGGCTTTATTCGGTTATCAAGGTTTGGGGAAGAATCTGCGAAGGAAGTAAGAGCAGTACTTCGGGATCTTATTTCGCAGGGCGCTGAATATTTGATACTTGACATACGGGGAAATGCAGGTGGCCTGTTCTCAGCAGCAATTGATATTGCCGACTTATTCCTCCCTGCTGGAACTCTCATTGTTTCCACCAGAGGTAATGCAGTCGGAGAACACCAGTACTTCACTTCGAAGAGCCCCACTTTCACAGGAGAACTGATTCTTCTCGTTGATGGAGGGAGTGCAAGCTCGTCTGAGATTCTGGCGGGAGCTATTCAGGATCATGGCGCAGGTACTCTTATCGGAAACAGAACTTTCGGAAAAGGATCTGTTCAGACGCTGATAGATCTTGGTAATTTTCACAATCTTGGACATTACGGAGTCAAACTTACTACAGCGAGATACTTTACACCTGAAGGGAGAAACATAGACAGAACCCTGTCCGACGATTTCATGAATGGCCCCGAGGAAGACAGTCTTGCGGATTGGGGTATTCTTCCTGATATCACCATCGAATCTCCTGAAATCATCGGATCTCTGCCGGCGGAACTCATTATTGGATCGATGTTCTTCAGCTTTGCGACAGATTACGTTCTTGACCACGACATTCCAGAAGAATTCTGGCCTGATAGCACTTGTATGGCTGAGTTCATGCAATTTCTGGATGAAGAAGATCTGGAATGGGATCCCGGAGAATTTGAAGAAAATCTGTTTTATATCGAGAGAGCGCTATTTGCGGAGATTGCTGCACGAACCTATGACAGGGAGACCTTCTACGTAGCCATGACACCTCACGATGAAACGGTTCAGAGAGCGTTGGTGTTTTTTCAGGAAGGTGAGTAGTGAAGATAAAATTCGGTACTTCCGGCTGGCGGGGGGTTATTGTCAGGGAAATTGTGACATGCACTCCGTTGCGTGTCACTAGATTTCCCATGAAACTGGATTCGCCTGCGGATAGATTGCTTTTTTCGTCTAATGTATCAGAGGATACATTATGAAGATTAAATTCGGTACTTCCGGCTGGCGGGGGGTTATTGCGAAGGAGTTTACATGGGAAAAAGTAAACCGTGTTGCTGACGCAATTGCAGTTCTTCTGCAGCGGGAGGGGCATAGTAGTATTGTCATAGGTGGAGATTGCCGTTTTCTCTCACCTGAACTTGCAGAATCCACAGCCTTACGAATGTCAGAATATGGTTTTCATGCAATACTCGCAGATCGTCCCACCCCAACTCCGGTTCTTTCTCATGCATGCAGACTTGGCGGACATGGCGGAGTAATAAACTTCACTGCAAGCCACAATCCTCCATTGTACAATGGTATCAAATTCTCTCCCTCACATGGTGGACCTGCAGGAGATGAGACTACCAACGTGATAGAGGAACTGATTGAGAAAGAGATACGTCCCTCAGAAGGAGCAGGATCGGTATCAACTGATGATTTACTCAGAGCCTATACTGGAACGATTCTGGATTACCTCGATGAAGATATTTTTCGGCAGGGCGGTTTGAGGGTTGTTTATGATGCTTTTTCCGGGGCCGGCTCCGGACTTCTTGATCGAATACTGGTTGATCTTGGCGCCGCAGTAAGAGTCATCAACGGGAAGCGTGATCCGCTCTTTGCCGGAAGGCAGCATCCCGAACCGGGAATAGCCGGAACAGTCGACCTTGCTTCACAGGTTATAAAAAGTGGCGCGTCTCTGGGAATTGCGACGGACGGTGACGCTGATCGCTTTGGACTAATCGATGAAAATGGATGTTTCGTTTCCCCTCACGATTATTTGCCGCTGCTTCTGGAATACCTGATCAAGAAGAAGGGAATGAAGGGTCTTGTACTCAGATCAGTCACAACTGGAAGTCTT is a window from the Candidatus Aegiribacteria sp. genome containing:
- a CDS encoding phosphoglucomutase/phosphomannomutase family protein, which encodes MKIKFGTSGWRGVIAKEFTWEKVNRVADAIAVLLQREGHSSIVIGGDCRFLSPELAESTALRMSEYGFHAILADRPTPTPVLSHACRLGGHGGVINFTASHNPPLYNGIKFSPSHGGPAGDETTNVIEELIEKEIRPSEGAGSVSTDDLLRAYTGTILDYLDEDIFRQGGLRVVYDAFSGAGSGLLDRILVDLGAAVRVINGKRDPLFAGRQHPEPGIAGTVDLASQVIKSGASLGIATDGDADRFGLIDENGCFVSPHDYLPLLLEYLIKKKGMKGLVLRSVTTGSLIDRVAHAHSLEIEITPVGFKYLGGRMLETDVILAGEESGGLSVKGHIPEKDGVLACLLAAEMVCARGKGLAAQLEELWLKYGRVHVSRIDLKLDDRLREFLIEHFFESIPSEIAGSSVKSVDHTDGVRFLLENDSWVLIRLSGTEPLARIYAQADTPVERDRLLNAVIEETDAQGYAQ
- a CDS encoding S41 family peptidase translates to MKKFLPGWVTVMFAAGLLLAGGLIVLPSAIAYDSVSTSSSIELFMEVFSRTSVTYVDPVESIELIEAALRGMLESLDPNSVLLNPEDYENLRIQLTGSFEGVGITIGIRDDWLTVISPLEGTPAFQAGMKAGDRIVEIDENSTEGITTDKAVMQIRGPRGSTVDLTVVRPGSPDSLEFEIVRDVIDLPSVTAGFMIDDTTGFIRLSRFGEESAKEVRAVLRDLISQGAEYLILDIRGNAGGLFSAAIDIADLFLPAGTLIVSTRGNAVGEHQYFTSKSPTFTGELILLVDGGSASSSEILAGAIQDHGAGTLIGNRTFGKGSVQTLIDLGNFHNLGHYGVKLTTARYFTPEGRNIDRTLSDDFMNGPEEDSLADWGILPDITIESPEIIGSLPAELIIGSMFFSFATDYVLDHDIPEEFWPDSTCMAEFMQFLDEEDLEWDPGEFEENLFYIERALFAEIAARTYDRETFYVAMTPHDETVQRALVFFQEGE